In a genomic window of Methanoregula sp. UBA64:
- the nifD gene encoding nitrogenase molybdenum-iron protein alpha chain — translation MDGMDTTLEDIYTQYPDTVKKNRKKHIVIKSETDEACPQIEANTRTIPGIISQRGCAYAGCKGVVVGPIKDMITITHGPVGCGYYSWGTRRNKARADATTPKDKIYSQLCFTTDMQEPDIVFGGDKKLAKMIDEIVSAFHPRAINICSTCPIGLIGDDIGAVAKAASERHGIQVLAYACEGYKGVSQSAGHHIANNNIMQNVVGTGTERKPGKHVINILGEYNIGGDGWEQERILQDCGYTVNSVLTGDASYVDIKNLHLADINLVQCHRSINYIAEMMETKYGIPWLKVNFIGIEATNQSLRQLAKCFNDPELEARTEEVIARETARIEPSLEQYRKICQGKKAFAFVGGSRSHHYQHLLKDLGMEVVVAGYEFAHRDDYEGRQVIPTIKSDADSKNIPELHLKPDETMYREAHQYLDLTKEQFEALKKEVPISYYEGMYPDMKSGEIMIDDCNHYELEELIKKLKPDLIFTGVRDKYIAEKMGIPAKQMHSYDYAGPYAGYNGAINFAHDVTNALSTPAWKLIVPPWEREEEPESEVQEGAPHA, via the coding sequence ATGGACGGAATGGATACAACACTCGAAGATATCTACACACAGTATCCGGATACAGTGAAGAAAAACCGGAAAAAACACATTGTCATCAAATCTGAAACAGATGAAGCCTGTCCTCAGATCGAAGCAAACACCCGTACCATCCCGGGCATCATCTCACAGCGGGGCTGCGCCTATGCCGGCTGCAAAGGCGTAGTGGTCGGTCCGATAAAAGATATGATCACGATCACCCACGGCCCGGTAGGCTGCGGGTATTACAGCTGGGGAACCCGGAGGAACAAAGCGCGTGCAGACGCCACGACCCCCAAAGACAAGATCTATTCACAGCTCTGCTTTACGACCGACATGCAGGAACCGGATATCGTCTTTGGCGGGGATAAGAAACTCGCGAAGATGATCGACGAGATCGTGAGTGCCTTCCACCCGCGTGCCATCAACATCTGTTCGACGTGCCCCATCGGGCTTATCGGCGACGATATCGGTGCGGTTGCAAAAGCGGCATCGGAGCGCCACGGGATCCAGGTCCTTGCCTATGCCTGCGAAGGCTACAAAGGGGTCAGCCAGTCGGCAGGCCACCATATCGCGAACAACAACATCATGCAGAATGTTGTCGGGACCGGCACTGAGAGAAAGCCCGGAAAACACGTGATAAACATCCTTGGCGAGTACAACATCGGAGGCGACGGCTGGGAACAGGAACGCATCCTGCAGGACTGCGGCTACACGGTCAACAGCGTGCTGACCGGGGACGCAAGTTACGTGGATATCAAAAACCTGCACCTTGCGGATATTAACCTCGTCCAGTGCCACCGGTCGATCAACTACATTGCCGAGATGATGGAGACCAAGTACGGGATACCCTGGCTCAAGGTCAACTTCATCGGTATCGAAGCTACGAACCAATCGTTGCGCCAGCTGGCAAAATGCTTTAACGACCCCGAGCTCGAAGCGCGGACCGAGGAAGTCATTGCGCGGGAGACCGCCCGGATCGAACCGTCGCTTGAGCAATACCGGAAGATCTGCCAGGGAAAGAAAGCGTTTGCTTTCGTCGGAGGGTCCCGCAGCCACCACTACCAGCACCTGTTAAAGGATCTTGGCATGGAGGTCGTTGTTGCCGGCTATGAATTTGCCCACCGCGACGATTACGAAGGCAGGCAGGTCATCCCGACGATTAAAAGCGATGCGGACTCCAAAAACATTCCCGAACTCCACCTCAAACCGGACGAAACAATGTACCGCGAGGCACACCAGTACCTCGATCTCACGAAAGAACAGTTCGAGGCCTTAAAAAAGGAAGTGCCGATCAGCTACTACGAAGGCATGTATCCGGATATGAAATCCGGCGAGATTATGATCGACGACTGCAACCACTACGAGCTTGAGGAGCTCATTAAAAAACTCAAGCCCGATCTGATCTTCACCGGCGTCCGCGACAAGTACATTGCAGAGAAAATGGGCATCCCGGCAAAACAGATGCATTCGTACGATTATGCCGGACCCTATGCAGGATACAACGGCGCCATCAACTTTGCGCACGATGTGACAAACGCCCTCTCGACACCCGCCTGGAAACTGATTGTCCCGCCCTGGGAACGAGAGGAAGAGCCTGAATCTGAAGTACAGGAAGGTGCTCCCCATGCTTGA
- a CDS encoding nitrogenase component 1, whose amino-acid sequence MLECVPEGKIEHTTGKINPAKTCQPIGAMYASLGIHGCLPHSHGSQGCCAYHRMHLTRHFRDQVLASSSSFTEGASVFGGASNLKTSIKNIFKIYNPDIIAIHTTCLSETIGDDVPNIIKQSEIPEGKVVIHTNTPSYVGSHITGFSNMCKSMVAYLAEAQGETKKEQVNVLPGFVNPGDMREIRRIVTALGIKLVMFPDTSGVLDAPLTSKYQMFPEGGATVAEIRDSGNSEVTLALGAFASNAAADLLQEKCGVTGIPLKLPIGLKATDDFIMALKDWFGVEIPKEIAIERGQVIDTLIDTHFHYQGKTVAVFGDPDHVIAMTEFAITMGMVPKYVLTGTPGKEFEATITKMLGDAGITGSKVKAEGDLFELHEWIREEKVDLMIGTTYGKYIARKEDIPLVRFGFPILDRAVHPLMPVVGYRGCLRLIEQISNALLERRDRDALDEDFELVL is encoded by the coding sequence ATGCTTGAATGCGTACCGGAAGGTAAAATCGAACACACGACCGGCAAGATCAACCCGGCAAAAACCTGCCAGCCGATCGGGGCCATGTATGCATCTCTCGGGATTCACGGATGCCTGCCCCACAGCCACGGTTCGCAGGGATGCTGCGCATATCACCGGATGCACTTGACCCGGCATTTCCGCGACCAGGTGCTCGCTTCTTCGAGTTCCTTTACCGAAGGAGCTTCGGTCTTTGGCGGTGCGAGCAATCTGAAAACATCGATCAAGAACATCTTTAAGATCTACAACCCGGACATCATCGCCATCCACACGACATGCCTGTCGGAAACGATCGGCGACGATGTCCCCAACATCATCAAACAATCGGAGATCCCCGAGGGCAAAGTCGTCATCCACACCAACACCCCCAGTTACGTGGGTTCGCACATCACGGGTTTCTCCAACATGTGCAAATCCATGGTCGCATACCTGGCAGAGGCACAGGGCGAGACAAAAAAAGAGCAGGTCAATGTCCTGCCCGGCTTTGTCAACCCCGGCGATATGCGCGAGATCCGGCGGATAGTAACCGCCCTGGGTATTAAACTCGTCATGTTCCCGGATACCTCCGGTGTTCTTGACGCACCGCTCACAAGCAAGTACCAGATGTTCCCTGAGGGCGGGGCAACGGTCGCAGAGATCCGTGATTCGGGCAACTCCGAGGTCACGCTAGCGCTTGGCGCCTTTGCCTCAAACGCTGCTGCCGATCTCCTCCAGGAGAAATGCGGCGTCACCGGTATTCCCTTAAAACTCCCCATCGGCCTGAAAGCAACCGATGATTTCATCATGGCCCTCAAGGACTGGTTCGGTGTCGAGATCCCAAAGGAGATCGCCATCGAGCGCGGCCAGGTCATCGATACGCTCATAGACACCCATTTCCATTACCAGGGAAAGACAGTGGCAGTCTTTGGCGACCCCGACCATGTGATCGCCATGACCGAATTTGCCATTACGATGGGCATGGTCCCGAAGTATGTCCTTACCGGGACGCCGGGAAAAGAGTTCGAAGCAACCATCACAAAAATGCTCGGCGATGCCGGCATCACAGGGAGCAAAGTCAAAGCCGAGGGCGATCTCTTCGAACTTCACGAGTGGATCCGGGAAGAGAAAGTCGACCTCATGATCGGGACGACCTACGGGAAGTACATTGCACGAAAAGAGGATATCCCACTCGTCCGGTTCGGCTTTCCGATCCTTGACCGGGCCGTCCACCCGCTCATGCCCGTGGTCGGCTACCGCGGCTGCCTGCGCTTAATCGAGCAGATCAGCAACGCGCTTCTCGAACGCCGCGACCGCGATGCCCTTGACGAAGACTTCGAGCTGGTTCTGTAG
- a CDS encoding P-II family nitrogen regulator has translation MKEIMAIVRMKKTGATKKALVDTGVAGFTAVKVLGRGKLITDPGVLEECRQKLLSMGVDEFSDSADTEKQVTSFLDGSRFFPRRLFTILAHDEDVPRIIEAITNANKTEHGLGDGTIFVLPVYDAVRVRTGETGEAAIW, from the coding sequence ATGAAAGAGATCATGGCCATTGTCCGGATGAAAAAGACCGGCGCCACCAAAAAAGCACTCGTGGATACCGGCGTTGCCGGTTTTACCGCGGTAAAAGTGCTCGGGCGCGGGAAACTTATCACGGACCCCGGCGTTCTGGAAGAATGCCGGCAAAAACTCCTCTCGATGGGCGTGGATGAGTTTAGCGACTCTGCAGATACGGAAAAACAGGTCACGTCGTTTCTTGACGGATCGCGATTCTTCCCCCGGCGTCTCTTTACCATCCTCGCACACGATGAGGACGTTCCGCGGATAATCGAGGCGATCACAAACGCCAACAAAACGGAGCACGGGCTTGGTGACGGGACGATCTTTGTCCTGCCGGTGTACGATGCAGTCCGTGTTCGTACCGGGGAGACCGGAGAGGCAGCCATCTGGTAA
- the nifH gene encoding nitrogenase iron protein: MTRQVAIYGKGGIGKSTTTQNTVAALAEAGKKIMVVGCDPKADSTRLLLHGLCQKTVLDTLRDEGDDIELDAILKPGFKNTMCVESGGPEPGVGCAGRGIITSINLLESLGAYTPDLDYVFYDVLGDVVCGGFAMPIREGKAQEIYIVASGELMALYAANNISKGIQKYAINGKVRLGGIICNSRKVDNERALLQAFAEELGSQLIYFVPRDNLVQRAEINKKTVVDFDPTSGQAGEYRSLAEAIDTNKMFVVPKPMTQDRLEELMMQHGFLDAIA, encoded by the coding sequence GTAGCAATTTACGGAAAAGGCGGTATCGGCAAATCAACAACAACGCAGAACACGGTTGCGGCACTTGCCGAGGCGGGCAAGAAGATCATGGTCGTAGGATGCGACCCGAAAGCAGATTCAACCCGCCTGCTCCTGCACGGGCTCTGCCAGAAGACCGTGCTTGACACGCTCCGCGACGAAGGAGACGATATCGAGCTCGATGCGATCTTAAAACCCGGCTTTAAGAATACCATGTGCGTGGAATCCGGCGGCCCTGAACCCGGTGTAGGTTGTGCAGGACGCGGTATCATCACATCGATCAACCTGCTCGAATCCCTCGGGGCATACACGCCGGATCTCGACTATGTCTTTTACGATGTGCTTGGCGATGTGGTGTGCGGGGGTTTTGCCATGCCGATCCGTGAAGGCAAGGCCCAGGAGATCTATATCGTCGCATCCGGGGAACTCATGGCCCTCTACGCAGCGAACAACATCTCCAAAGGTATCCAGAAATATGCAATAAACGGCAAAGTCCGGCTTGGCGGGATTATCTGTAACAGCAGAAAAGTCGATAACGAGCGTGCATTGCTCCAGGCATTTGCAGAAGAACTTGGATCGCAGCTGATCTACTTTGTTCCGCGTGACAATCTCGTCCAGCGTGCCGAGATCAACAAGAAAACCGTTGTGGATTTCGACCCGACATCCGGACAGGCCGGCGAATACCGCAGCCTTGCTGAGGCGATCGACACCAACAAGATGTTCGTCGTGCCAAAACCCATGACCCAGGACCGGCTTGAAGAACTCATGATGCAGCACGGATTCCTCGACGCTATTGCATAA
- a CDS encoding P-II family nitrogen regulator translates to MLLIRAIVRPEKKDEVLANLSSAGFNAATMVDVVGRGKQKGIKIGGMVYDEIPKVLIIMVVPDEEKDKVVKIVLETGRTGANGTFGDGKIFVSPVDEVYTISRNTKGL, encoded by the coding sequence ATGTTACTGATACGTGCAATTGTCAGGCCGGAAAAGAAAGACGAGGTCCTTGCGAACCTTTCATCAGCGGGGTTCAATGCCGCAACCATGGTGGATGTGGTTGGAAGGGGCAAGCAGAAGGGAATTAAGATCGGGGGAATGGTGTACGATGAGATCCCCAAGGTACTCATCATCATGGTCGTTCCCGACGAGGAGAAGGACAAGGTCGTAAAGATCGTGCTTGAGACCGGGCGGACCGGGGCGAACGGAACGTTTGGCGACGGGAAGATCTTTGTGAGCCCGGTAGACGAGGTCTACACCATCTCGAGAAACACCAAGGGACTCTAG